A window from Citrus sinensis cultivar Valencia sweet orange chromosome 3, DVS_A1.0, whole genome shotgun sequence encodes these proteins:
- the LOC127900765 gene encoding polygalacturonase-like: protein MSLHILLVLLFLILFFSSSLAIPLATYSMISLGAKSDGRTDSTKAFLAAWAKACVSTAASTIYVPPGRYLLGNVVFQGQCRNNDITIRIEGTLVAPSDYNVIGDGGNWILFEHVNGVYIYGGILDGQGAGFWACKRSGNNNCPSGATTLGFSNSNNILINGLTSQNSQMFHVVINACHNVKVQGVRVSASGNSPNTDGIHVQSSSDVTILNARIGTEDDCVSVGPGTTNLWIENVACGPGHGISIGSLGKELHEAGVQNVTVNTDIFTGTENGLRIKSWERPSTGFAQNILFQHALMKNVDNPIVIDQNYCPDNKNCPGKPSGVKISDMTYQDIHGSSATEVVVKFDCSPMYPCFVNNQRWLKDLVGNDIGK from the exons ATGTCTTTGCATATTCTTTTAGTACTATTATTCTTGATTCTCTTCTTTAGTTCATCTTTAGCAATTCCACTGGCCACTTACAGTATGATCAGTTTGGGAGCCAAATCTGATGGCCGGACTGACTCAACGAAAGCCTTTCTAGCTGCATGGGCTAAAGCTTGTGTCTCAACCGCGGCCTCAACCATTTACGTGCCACCTGGGAGGTACCTGTTGGG CAATGTTGTGTTTCAAGGCCAATGCAGGAACAATGATATTACCATACGTATTGAGGGGACTCTAGTGGCTCCATCCGATTATAATGTCATTGGAGATGGGGGAAACTGGATTTTATTTGAGCATGTTAATGGCGTTTATATTTATGGTGGCATCCTTGATGGCCAAGGTGCTGGCTTCTGGGCTTGTAAACGATCAGGCAATAATAATTGCCCTAGCGGTGCCACG ACACTGGGCTTTAGCAACTCAAACAACATTCTGATTAACGGACTAACATCCCAAAATAGCCAGATGTTTCATGTTGTCATCAATGCATGTCACAATGTGAAAGTACAAGGGGTGAGAGTCTCGGCCTCAGGAAACAGCCCTAACACCGATGGCATTCATGTTCAATCATCAAGTGACGTCACAATTTTGAACGCTAGAATTGGGACTGAAGACGATTGTGTATCAGTTGGCCCTGGCACCACCaatttatggattgaaaacGTTGCTTGTGGTCCTGGCCATGGCATCAg CATTGGTAGCTTAGGCAAAGAGCTACATGAGGCTGGAGTGCAAAATGTGACAGTAAACACTGACATTTTTACAGGAACTGAAAATGGATTGAGGATTAAGTCCTGGGAAAGACCAAGCACTGGATTTGCTCAGAACATTCTTTTCCAACATGCTCTTATGAAGAATGTCGATAATCCCATCGTAATTGATCAAAATTACTGCCCCGACAACAAGAATTGCCCTGGAAAG CCATCAGGAGTTAAAATCAGTGATATGACATACCAAGATATTCATGGATCATCAGCAACAGAAGTTGTTGTAAAGTTTGATTGTAGTCCAATGTATCCATGTTTTGTCAATAATCAAAGGTGGTTGAAGGATTTGGTGGGAAACGATATTGGCAAATGA
- the LOC127900766 gene encoding MDIS1-interacting receptor like kinase 2-like codes for MHGLSCIDISYNELRGLIRNSTGIHYNLVDALQGNKGLCGDVDGFQHCKDYNDFWKNEEGFKRKQSKILYEEVIRATNNFDAKYCIGTAGQASVYKAELPSWEIVAVKKFHSPHPDMVVQQAFSNEIKALTELRHRNVVKFYGFSFHPRQSFLLYEYLGRGSLAIILSNDAAIDEFSWTVRMNVIKSVANTLSYMHHDYFPPIVHRDISSKNVLLGLDYDAHVSDFGISKFLKPDSSNWSEFVGTFGYVAPI; via the exons ATGCATGGCTTGTCATGCATAGACATATCATACAATGAGTTGCGAGGTCTAATTCGTAACAGCACAGGAATCCATTATAATCTTGTGGATGCATTACAAGGGAACAAAGGATTGTGCGGTGATGTTGACGGTTTTCAGCATTGCAAAGACTAT AATGATTTCTGGAAGAATGAAGAAGGCTTCAAGAGAAAACAAA GTAAAATTTTGTATGAAGAAGTCATTAGAGCGACGAACAATTTTGACGCTAAGTATTGCATCGGCACAGCTGGACAGGCCAGTGTTTACAAAGCTGAGCTACCATCTTGGGAGATCGTAGCCGTTAAGAAATTTCACTCACCACATCCTGATATGGTAGTGCAACAAGCATTCTCGAATGAGATCAAGGCATTGACAGAGTTGCGACATCGAAATGTTGTGAAATTTTATGGTTTCAGTTTCCATCCCCGACAATCATTTTTACTTTACGAATATCTTGGAAGGGGTAGTTTGGCCATAATTCTGAGCAATGATGCAGCGATAGACGAATTCAGCTGGACTGTGAGAATGAATGTGATTAAAAGTGTAGCTAATACCTTGTCTTACATGCATCATGATTACTTCCCACCAATTGTCCATCGAGACATAtcaagcaagaatgtgttgcTGGGTTTAGATTATGATGCTCATGTTTCTGATTTTGGGATCTCAAAATTTCTCAAGCCAGACTCGTCAAATTGGTCTGAATTTGTAGGCACATTTGGATATGTTGCTCCGatataa